CGATCGCGGGTCTCCAACTCCACGTCTCGGGGCGTCAGTCGAACCTCGAACACATCATCGACCGCATCGAGATGCTGATGTATCTCTATCCGTGGGTGCAGATGGTAGTGGTGAGTGAACTGGCGACCTTTGGCGGGTGGACGGGACACGCAGCTCCACTTCCAGGCCCAACTGAAGCGGCGTATTGCCAGCTCGCTGCCAAGCATCAGATCTGGCTCATCCCCGGATCCCTGTACGAGAAATCCGAAACCGGAATTTACAACACCGCCCCGGTGATCAACCCGCAGGGCGTCGTGATCGCGCGGTATCGCAAGATGTTCCCGTTCCTGCCATACGAAACCGGCGTGGAGTCGGGGACCGAGTTCTGCGTGTTCGATGTGCCCGAAGTCGGGCGCTTCGGCGTGAGTATCTGCTACGACATGTGGTTCCCCGAGACCACACGCACACTTGCTGCGATGGGAGCCGAAGTCATCCTCCACCCGACACTCACGGGAAGCATTGATCGCGATGTCGAACTGGCTATCGCTCGCGCAACTGCTGCAACAAACCAATGCTTTGTCATCGACATCAATGGTGTCGGCGACGGGGGAAACGGGCAATCGCTGATGGTGGCCCCGACGGGTGATGTGCTCTATCAGGCTGGGCACAGTCAGGAGATGATGCCACTGGAGATTGACCTGGCGCGCGTCGGTCGTTCGCGCGAGGTTGGCCTGCGGGGGCTCGGTCAACCACTCAAGAGTTTCCGCGATCGCAAGGTTGACTTTGCAATCTACGACCGCAGCAAAGTTCAGCCCCCGTATCTGGAGACTCTCGGCCCGCTCGAGAAGATGGCGCGCGGTTCGCGCGCTGGTCTGACACCGACCCCGTTCTCAGTTGCGAAGCCTCATATCGACGATGGCGGCTTGACCGCTGCTCAACCCTACGTGCCACCAACCCCTCCGCCCGGAGGTGGTCTGCCATGAGCCGAGGAGGGCACACATGAGCGACAGCCACGACGCAACGAGAGAAGCGCTGGGATCAGTACGGACCTATGACGCGCCGCAGTTGCGCATGGATACGTGGAACGAACTTTTGGTGAACTGCGCATGGCTGCGCGATTTTGCGCGCGGCGGTCGTGATATCGCCGAGCCTCGGTCCCGAGTCGAAGACAACTTCGTAACGCTGCGATGCCTCGAGTTTTATTGGGCATTTCCAGGTTTGCGGAAGGTTGCAGAACTCGACAGGCTCTTCGCGCGCGAGCAGTTTGTCGACCTTCAACGCGAGGCTGCCGGCATTGTGCGCTTGCTGGTTGGTGATGCCTATCGAGAGCGCGGCGCAGCGGCGCGCAACGGCAACGGGAACGGGAACGGGAACAGCGAATCTGAGGAAAGCGGGAGCAAGCGTCGTGTTCGGCCCTACTTTGAAGTCCTCTTTGTCGATGACATGGACGCGGAGGATGAAACAGAACTGCGTACAGGTTTTGCTGCGTGTCGTCGCGACACAGACGAGTTCACATACGACATCGTGACGGTACCGAGCGTCGAGGACGCGGTAATAGCGGTGCTCTTCAACCCGACGATTCAGGCGTGCTTCCTGCGATACAACTACGCCTACCGATCGAGCAATCGACATCCGATGTTCGGACGCTATCTTCACTTTCTTGCGACCGATCCGATGCCGACGAGTTTTGGGCTCGATCGCAGCCTGCACCTTGCTCGATTTCTACGAAAACTGCGTCCGGAACTGGATCTGTACCTGGTGACAGACACGCCTCTGGAACGTGTTGCTGGGAACATGGGGACCGAGTTCCGTCGAACGTTCTACAGGCTCGATCAGTTCATGGAGCAACACCTGAGCGTGCTCAAGGGCATGCAGGCGAAGTTTGACGCCCCATTCTTCGAAGCTTTACGCAAGTACAGCAGCAAGCCCACGGGGGTTTTTCATGCGCTACCGATCGCGCGCGGCAAGTCGATGACCAACTCGCACTGGGCACGCGATCTGCTCGAGTTCTATGGACCCAATATCTTCATGGCGGAAACTTCTGCCACGAGCGGCGGGCTGGATTCACTGCTTCAACCTCGCGGACCGATCAAGCGCGCTCAGGATGCCGCTGCGCGAACATTCGGCGCGCGTCACACATACTTCGTCACCAACGGCACATCGACAGCGAATAAGATTGTCATGCAGGCGCTGGTGCGCCCGGGCGATATCGTGCTCATTGACCGGGATTGCCACAAATCGCACCATTACGCGATGGTTCTGGCCGGCGCACAGCCTGTGTATCTCGATTCGTATCCGCTTACGCAATACTCGATGTACGGCGGCGTGACACTCGATACGATCGAGCGCAACCTGCTGGCCCTGCGCGATGCAGGAAAACTCGATCGCGTGCGCATGCTGCTTCTGACCAACTGCACATTCGACGGCCTGACCTATGACCCTCAGCGTGTCATGCGGCGAGTGCTTGCGATCAAGCCGGACATGATTTTCCTCTGGGATGAAGCGTGGTTTGCGTTTGCATCGGCCAGCCCAGTCCTGCGCCGCCGAACGGCGATGCCCGCGGCCAAGGCATTGCGAGATGAGTTTCGCAGCGCCGCTTATCGCGAAGCGTATATGAAGCGCCCGATCGAGAAGGAGACCGACTCTCTTCTGGACGCAAGCATTGACCCGATGCCCGACCCTGAACGCGTTCGTGTGCGTGTCTATGCGACGCAATCGACACACAAGACGCTTACATCGCTCCGGCAGGGGTCGATGATTCATATCCACGATGAGGATTTTGAGCAGAAGTCTGCAGACTCGTTTCACGAGGCGTTCATGACGCACACCTCGACTTCGCCGAACTATCAGATAGTCGCATCGCTCGACGTGGGGCGACGTCAGTTCGAGATCGAAGGCTATGAACTCGTCGAACGCAGCATCGGATTGGCGATGACGCTGCGCGAGCGCATCTACGAGCACCCCGCGATTCGCCGCTATTTCTCTGTGCTGCGTCCGGCCGACATGATCCCGCCGCAGTTCCGACCATCGGGGCTCGAGTTTTACTACAACGTCGAACGCGGATGGGGCCCGATGGAGCGGGCCTGGCTCGAAGACGAGTTCACGCTCGATCCGACGCGCGTCACGGTGCATGTCGGTGCCAGCGGCCTGGATGGCAACACGTTCCGCAACCTGCTGCTCGATCAGTACGACATCCAGATCAACAAGACCTCTCGCAACACTGCTCTGTTCCTGACCAATATCGGCACCACACGCGGTGATGTGGCGCATCTGGTCGATGTGCTTGCACGCATTGCGCGCGACATCGACGAAGGTCTGCTTCTTGAGAGCGCCTCGGGCCTGGCGCTGCACACCGATCGCGTCGAGTCACTGCTCAGCGCGCCCGCTCTGCCACACTTCAGCCGTTTTCACGACGCATTTCGCACTCCCGGCTCGACGACACCCGAAGGCGATCTGCGACGCGCGTTTTTTCTTGCGTACGACGACGCCTGCTGCGAATGGCTCAGGCTTCGACCGGGCGGGGCGGTTCCTGATCCGTCGCGCGAGTATGTTTCGGCCGCGTTCGTCACGCCGTACCCGCCGGGCTTCCCGATTCTCGTCCCCGGACAGGTCATCACGCCCGACATCCTCGGATATCTTGCTGCGGTGGATGTCAAGGAAGTTCACGGCCTGAGTCCGCGTTACGGTCTGCGCGTCTTCGCCGAAGCCGCCCTGCGTCACGCGGCACGAAATCCTGTTCAGGCCGCGTATCCTCAGATTCGCTCTGTCACCGCTCAACCCGGAGAGCCTTCGTCATGACGCCCGATACCACACTCGCCCCGCAAACCAATCGCTACAGCCGCCCGCTGACTTCGGACCAGCCGGTGTCGCGTCAGGCCCGCGTGCTCGATGGGCTCTCCGACATCCGCCGCTACTTTCATCGCAACACCAGACCGATCTACTTCGTCAGTGCCACCGCTTTCAATCTGCTTGGCATGGACGAATGGATCCGCAACTTCACGTTCATCAACTCGATCGACAGTTTCGACGGTCAGCACCCCAACGTCTTCGTTCCGCCTCCGATCGAGCACGAGCCGTTCACGTCGATCGAGGACATCAACAACTATCTTCTGTCGCACCCTGCGGTGGCCGAACTGGTGGGCGATCGTGGCGCGGGCGGCAAGGCCCTCTTTCTGATGTTTGACGAAATGACCGAGCACCTGTGCCGAAGTCTGGGGCTCGAGGTCGCCTTCCCGCCAGCCGCGCTGCGCTCGAAAGTCGATGACAAGATGGAAACCACGCGCATCGGCAACCGTGCCGGCGTGCAGTCAGTGCCCAATGTCCTTGGCCGTGTCGATTCGTACGCAGCCCTGCGCGAGCTGGCCCGGCCTCTGGGCGACGATCTGGTCATTCAGACCGCCTATGGCGATTCGGGCCAGACGACCTTCTTCGTCTCGAACGAAGCCGACTTCAAGAAATACGCCGATCAGATCATCAGTGCGCCCGAGGTCAAGGTGATGAAGCGCATCCGCTGCCGCGGCGCCGCGCTCGAAGCCTGCGCTACACGTCATGGCACGATCGTCGGCCCGCTCATGACCGAACTGGTCGGCTTTCCCGAACTCACGCCTTATCGCGGCGGGTGGTGCGGCAACGAGGTCTTCGCCGGTGCTTTCGACGCGGGGATCCGCGCGCGGGCCCGCGAGGCTGCGTTCTCATTTGGCGAAGAACTGCGCGCGATGGGCTACAAGGGATACTTCGAGCTCGACTTTCTGGTCGATCTCGACTCGGGCGAGGTGTATCTTGGTGAGTGCAATCCGCGCATCACGGGCGCCAGTTCGATGACCAATCTCGCGGCCTTTGCGCACGCCGACGCCCCTCTCGTGCTCTTTCACCTCCTCGAGTGGATGGGGGTCGAGTACAACCTCGACGTCGACAGTCTCAACGCGCGCTGGGCCGACCCTGACAACATCGATTCCTGGAGCCAGCTTGTCATCAAGTTCACCGACGATCAGATCGACCGCATCACGCACGCCCCGCCCAGCGGTCTGTGGGAGCTGGTCCCCGGCGGCGGTATCCGCTACGTCCGCCCGCAGACCCATCGCCGCACTGTGCAGTACGAGAACCGCGCGTTCTTCCTGCGCATCAGCGGCGCAGGCGACTATCGCTACAAAGGTGCCGAGCTGGGCATTCTTGTGAGTCCCGGCCGCTTCATGGATGACGAGTTCAACCTGACCGAGCGTGCCAAGGCCTGGATCGACGGCATCCGCAGCCAGTACGCGGGCGCCCCGCTGGTGCCGGAGGCTCCCGAGCCTTCGCTCGATCCGCACGACTTCAAACTGCTCTGACGCGGCCCGCATGATGCAGCTCGAAACCACCTTCCGCGCGATCGACGAGCCTCAGCCGGGCGAAGCGCTCGCGGCGATCTACAGCGAGTATGCTCCGGCGTATCGACGCTGGTTTATGCGCGAGGGCGAAGCGGCCCGCCCCGCGCTGGCTCAGTCGCGCCAGATGCTGCGCGACCACATGCCCGAGTTGGCCATCCTGCACGAGGATCTGTGCGATCTGGTGGGCGCCGGCCACCTCGACGCGCGCCTGCTCGCGCTGTACCGTCCGCCTCCCATGGTGCGAGGCTGCTCGCAGGCCGCGGTCGTGCGCGACGGACGCGCTGCGCTCGTGCGCAACTACGACCACGCCCCGCACCTGTGCGACGCGGTGATTCTTCGAGCCCGCTGGCTTGGCGTGGGAACGATCGTCTCGACCGATTGCCTCTGGGGGGCGCTCGATGGCGTGAGCGACGCGGGGCTGGCCGTGGCGCTGGCCTTTGGTGGCGACCGCGCCACCGGCGATGGCTTTGCCGCTTCGCTGGTCGTGCGTTACCTGCTCCAGACCTGCGACAGCGTCGCGGCCGCGAGCGCGGCGCTGTCTCGGCTGCCGGTCGCGATGCCCTACACGTTCGCGCTGCTCGACGCTGCGGGCCGCGGCGCGACGGTGCATGTCGGCCCGGGCCGCGCAGCGCGCGTTACCGACACTCCGGTTTCGACCAATCATCAGGACGCGGTCGCGTGGCCCGCGTACGAGCGCTTCGTCGAGAGTTGCGCTCGCCACGAGTATCTGTCCGCGCTGCTGCACAACCCCGAGTCGAGCCTCGAAGCGATCATCGCCCGCTTTCTCGATCCTCCGTTGTTTCGCACGCAGTGGTCGCGTGGCTCGGGGACGCTGTACACGCTCGTCTGCGAGCCCTCGGCGGGCACGGCGCGCTATGTGTGGCCCCAGTGCGAGCGCTCTTACGGCTT
This is a stretch of genomic DNA from Phycisphaeraceae bacterium. It encodes these proteins:
- a CDS encoding carbon-nitrogen hydrolase family protein, with product MKPFAIAGLQLHVSGRQSNLEHIIDRIEMLMYLYPWVQMVVVSELATFGGWTGHAAPLPGPTEAAYCQLAAKHQIWLIPGSLYEKSETGIYNTAPVINPQGVVIARYRKMFPFLPYETGVESGTEFCVFDVPEVGRFGVSICYDMWFPETTRTLAAMGAEVILHPTLTGSIDRDVELAIARATAATNQCFVIDINGVGDGGNGQSLMVAPTGDVLYQAGHSQEMMPLEIDLARVGRSREVGLRGLGQPLKSFRDRKVDFAIYDRSKVQPPYLETLGPLEKMARGSRAGLTPTPFSVAKPHIDDGGLTAAQPYVPPTPPPGGGLP
- a CDS encoding aminotransferase class I/II-fold pyridoxal phosphate-dependent enzyme; translated protein: MSDSHDATREALGSVRTYDAPQLRMDTWNELLVNCAWLRDFARGGRDIAEPRSRVEDNFVTLRCLEFYWAFPGLRKVAELDRLFAREQFVDLQREAAGIVRLLVGDAYRERGAAARNGNGNGNGNSESEESGSKRRVRPYFEVLFVDDMDAEDETELRTGFAACRRDTDEFTYDIVTVPSVEDAVIAVLFNPTIQACFLRYNYAYRSSNRHPMFGRYLHFLATDPMPTSFGLDRSLHLARFLRKLRPELDLYLVTDTPLERVAGNMGTEFRRTFYRLDQFMEQHLSVLKGMQAKFDAPFFEALRKYSSKPTGVFHALPIARGKSMTNSHWARDLLEFYGPNIFMAETSATSGGLDSLLQPRGPIKRAQDAAARTFGARHTYFVTNGTSTANKIVMQALVRPGDIVLIDRDCHKSHHYAMVLAGAQPVYLDSYPLTQYSMYGGVTLDTIERNLLALRDAGKLDRVRMLLLTNCTFDGLTYDPQRVMRRVLAIKPDMIFLWDEAWFAFASASPVLRRRTAMPAAKALRDEFRSAAYREAYMKRPIEKETDSLLDASIDPMPDPERVRVRVYATQSTHKTLTSLRQGSMIHIHDEDFEQKSADSFHEAFMTHTSTSPNYQIVASLDVGRRQFEIEGYELVERSIGLAMTLRERIYEHPAIRRYFSVLRPADMIPPQFRPSGLEFYYNVERGWGPMERAWLEDEFTLDPTRVTVHVGASGLDGNTFRNLLLDQYDIQINKTSRNTALFLTNIGTTRGDVAHLVDVLARIARDIDEGLLLESASGLALHTDRVESLLSAPALPHFSRFHDAFRTPGSTTPEGDLRRAFFLAYDDACCEWLRLRPGGAVPDPSREYVSAAFVTPYPPGFPILVPGQVITPDILGYLAAVDVKEVHGLSPRYGLRVFAEAALRHAARNPVQAAYPQIRSVTAQPGEPSS